From one Terriglobia bacterium genomic stretch:
- a CDS encoding FkbM family methyltransferase — protein sequence MLAFPALVGKGNVLDIGANIGYTAAVLAQAAESGRKVYAFEPEPFNFGLLQQTALQPEFEGKIVPMQLAVGAEVGNIDLWINDNHHADHRVATEQFRLAHPGLKKVGVPLVSIDSFLESKPGQISFVKIDVQGYELAVCKGMQDTLRQNPDITIVLEFMPSAMRELGFEPLHLIDLFEERDFRTYHVHPRGKMSPGMPAIMKDSSYFNLLFSRRPIACNHKK from the coding sequence GTGCTTGCCTTTCCCGCCCTTGTCGGTAAGGGAAATGTCCTGGATATCGGCGCGAACATCGGCTACACGGCCGCCGTTCTGGCGCAAGCCGCAGAATCCGGTCGCAAGGTCTATGCCTTTGAACCCGAGCCTTTCAACTTCGGGCTTCTGCAGCAGACCGCGCTTCAACCCGAGTTCGAGGGAAAAATCGTCCCAATGCAACTGGCCGTCGGGGCTGAGGTCGGGAACATTGACTTGTGGATCAACGATAACCACCATGCGGATCACCGGGTCGCAACGGAACAGTTTCGTTTGGCGCATCCAGGATTGAAGAAAGTCGGCGTACCTCTGGTCAGCATCGACAGCTTTCTCGAGAGCAAGCCGGGGCAGATCTCTTTTGTAAAAATTGACGTTCAAGGCTATGAACTAGCGGTCTGCAAGGGCATGCAGGATACGCTGCGGCAGAATCCCGACATCACCATCGTTCTTGAGTTCATGCCCTCAGCGATGCGCGAGCTGGGTTTTGAACCGTTGCATCTGATCGACCTCTTTGAGGAGCGAGACTTTAGGACCTATCACGTCCATCCACGAGGAAAGATGTCACCGGGCATGCCAGCCATCATGAAGGATTCAAGCTATTTCAACCTATTGTTCAGCCGCCGTCCCATTGCATGCAATCACAAAAAATGA